The Lactuca sativa cultivar Salinas chromosome 2, Lsat_Salinas_v11, whole genome shotgun sequence genome includes the window CAATTCTGTTGCTTTTGTCCATGATGCCTCGCTTGAACTAGATGGAAAAGGAGGAAAATAAGACAAAAATGCCcctgttttgaattttttttttttttaaaagaaaaatacagAATAACAGAAAAGTTACCTGTCATGAACAAAAACTGCTATGTCACAGGCTGCCAAAGCATCTTTATGAATCAGCAACTTTCCAACTGCATCTTCGGGTATCTCTCGCAAAATCAATGTTTTTCTAGTTCCCTGTAAATAATGGAAAAATAAATAGAGGAAATTACATCTTTGGTCCCTGAGTATAGCTGATTTatgcaattttggtcccaaaaatagtcattttacttggCCGATGgaccaaaaacattacaaaaatttcaaatcaaaatcaaaattgcaagtgaaaacattttaaaccACAAGTGAAAAATTCAGCTATACTCAGGAACCAAAAATGTGATTTACTCAAAAAAAAATATACTTACATCCGGCTGATCAACAATATTAACAGTATAGCGTTCCTCGGTGGCTGGAGTTGGAGTATAAACTTCAGTAAACGGTCTGtgtgaagaaaaaaaaagaagataATATTATGAGAATCAATAAAAAAACACAAACAAGTTTATTTTACTTGGTTAAAATAAAAACCTTCCAACAAAAGCATGCAACAAAGTAGATTTTCCGGCCTCTTTTGGTCCAAAAACAAAGCACTGGAAAACATTTCTGTCTGTCTGTTGTTTCTTGCGGTCAACTCTTCTTCTTCGGGTAAGTTTGACTGCAGAAGAAGGATCACCAGCATATCCAATGTATATCAGGTTCTCAACACTAATAACAGGGTTTAGAAATGTCATAAGAGCCCACTGCATAAATTTTCagcaaaaatcattaaaaaaatcaCCAGATATGTAAAATTTAATtagtaaaataattatatatatacctTTGATAAAAACCCATCGAGTGATAACCCTCCCAATGCATTTCTCTCTGCTGCAACTGCAAATGGAGCTTCACTCCAAGGACTGCATTGTAATTTTGCAAATTCAAATTTTGAATGTGAAAAGATAAATGCATATAGATCATTGATTCCCTTTCATTTAAAAAGATAAAGAAGAGAGTAAGTTACAACAATGATCCCCGTGTTTTATGATTTTAACTATGTTTAGTCCAAATTTGAAACATTTTCTCAATTTCGCTCCTTATTTCAAGGTTTCAtatcatttttggtccttatttcaaaGTTTCATAtcagttttggtccttatttcaaaGTTCCATGGACCAATATCAATATGAAACTTTGTGAtaaaaaaccaaaactgaaaaacgtTTCAAATTTGGACTAAACACGGTAAAAATAAAAAGCACAGGGACCATTATGTAGCTTACACAAAACAACAAAAACAGTGGAATCATGTAACTTTAAAAACAATTACAGTACCTTTCCGGTGCAGTAGAAAAAACATCCTCTAGCTCATGTGCATTAAGTGCCCCATCctgatattaaaaaaaataaacattttcaATTTAATGAAATATTCAAATAAAGAAAAAGATTCAAGAACATACACCATCGATGTCAAACAAGGTAAAAACTCCTTTCAGAAATTCCAAAGCTTCACTCGTCAGCTCCACACTCTACAAAATACAAAAAacaataatattatattatattattgcTAGAacataaattattttatttaaaaaatatttacctGATCAGGGGTTCTTTTAATTGGAGGGAGAAGCTGATCATCGGAAAGTCTTATATCATTATTGTAACCAAATTTTCTTAAAACAGTCCATGTTGTCTCTAATCGACCTTTTTCAATAAATAATGCATGAAGAAAAAGGAAGCCTGTTAATGTAAGCCCATTTTCATTAACTCCTTCCGGAAGCTTCTCTTGTACTACTCTTTTTACACCCACTATTTCTGAAGGTTGCAATGGTGCATTAAAACATTTCACCTATTCAAAATCATACAAAAATAGGAAACAAATTAAACAACCATACATAGATAATTTAATATTGTAACATATAAAaagtataaatataatataacctGAAAATCATTCAACTCTGCATCACTTAAAGCTCCATCTCTATCATTATCACAAAGAATAAATATTCTTTTTAAAGCCCtaacacatctcggtttcaaagTTTGTGCTTCTTGATCAAATAATGGAGCAGTTGGATGAAGAACAGCTTTCTGGGCGTAGTAGAAAACCTCTGGGATCTGAAAAAAGAGGAAAAAGCATTAAAAGTTAATAACTTTATAATAGTACAAACAAAAATGTAGATGCGAAAGaaggttcaaaaaaaaaaaaggtgttaTGTGTCTTACTTGAATATGTTTGTAGGCTGAACATTCGATACATGTTTCAATTTCACGAAACTGTTGCATGATGGGTGACATCACTTGTTCCAAACTAACTGGTTGTTGTTCATCCCTTAGATCCAACTTACAACCTGCTACTATCACAGGAACTTTAACCTGTATATGTTGTTTAAGGTTCATATTAGTTAAGATTAAGAAACATTTTCTTGCAAAAAAGTATGTTTTCACTGAATGTGAATGtgttaaacttaaaatactatatatAGAACTTTTTTCCTCTTTTACGTAATATAAAAACTCCATCTTTTTTATATATTAGATGTCTATATAGTAAGGCATTATCTGGATTATTCTTTTTGGTATCTCCTTTACAATATTGGTTGTTTTTCCTTTATAGAAATAAATGAGCTCCCACGATTACCTTAAAGCTTGAAAAAATACTCCCACAACAATTCCATTCAAGGAGATTGTTAAAAAGATGTGTATAACATATTTCCAGTTGTGTTCTGATGTAATTACAATGTTACAATTAACCCATCAAGCAATTACTACTGTTCCCTTTGATCTATATTTCCATGAGAGGAAAACTCTTATCAAGGTTGATCCCCAATTCACCACTTATACAAGAAAACAACCTATAAATGTTCTACAATGTGATAAAAAGGTTAAAGATTTGTTAATGTATTTTCTAGTTACCTCTAATCTTCGAAGTTCAGGAAGCCAGAAAGTACTTAATCGATCAAGTGTAGCAGGCTGATCACAAGCATAGGTGAGGACAACAGCATCAGCTCTCTTCAGTTCATCAGCAAGTTTGCCTCTATTCTCCAAACTGGAATAACAAAAAAACTCATAACCATATCCAAACATCATCTCctaaaacaagtttcattgcaTCGGATTATTCGATAGCATGTAATCACTTTCAATCGCACATCAATTCCATAAAAATTACTGCTTTCCCCATACAGAATGTGTCTTTTGTTGAAATAGAACGGAGAATACCTGGACGACGTATCAATGACTGTAACGGGGACACGATCAGGGAACATATCTTCCGGCAACCTGGTAGGGGGCAACACCGGAGGAACATTTGCAGGAAAAGCCTCCGCAGCAGCAGTGATAATCAAGCTGGACTTACCGGTGCCACGATCACCGGCAACAACGATCCGAACGCCGTTCGTGGAGTTGGCAGCAGATGCGCCTCCCGCCATTGACACAATCAAATTTTTAGAACAGCTCCAAATCGTTATACAGATTGATCTTGGTGAGAAAGTTGCGGTGAAAGGGCTCAAAGAAGTGTTGTCGCTTAAGGGTTTTTGTTAGAAGATTCAAGATTATGCCTTTTTGCTTTATTAAGACCCCAAGGGTTTATACTTTATACGTGAAGCTtcgtttttttctttttgtttatttcCATATTTCATCTATTCATCCTTAAAATAAAAAATCCTTTTATACAAGAAACATAAATCAAGACTTTTCTGGATACAAAAGTAATATTTAGTTATAGTTTCTAATGATTCTTTAAAATCTAGTTATTTATGTTATATATCTTGCTTTTACTTTTTATCTCATTACCAATATAGAAAGTTATGTGACTCATTACTCTtataaatcaaaaagggtttaaATCAAAATTTGATGTAATAGGATGTTCGCAAATGTTTAGAAAGCTTAGACGTATATGATGACTTTTTAAATAGTTTGAAATGTTTATATAGTGATCAAATAAGGTTGAAATGAAACCGAAACTATCAGACAGCGTATAAAATGTTTCGATAGTTATTTCTAAAGGCAATCACAACCTAGTTTGACAACTCTGCAAGCATCAACGAGATCATCTACTTCAACATCGTCAATACAATTACATTTGAtctcataaaacacgatacattTTCGCTATTTTACAAACTaatgaaaacatttaaaccaaTTAATGTAGCAAACTTATTATTTTCACATTATGTAAAATTTAACCGCTTCATACAAAAATTCAACCTTTCACACTTGGTGAGAAAATTAATTGTGTGTTACATTAAATTGTTAAAATATATACTACATAAATTATTAAATATGGTAATACATCTTGCAAAAAGATTATAAATAACCCCTAAAATGTATATTCATATATTATACGAAGATTCTATAAAATCAAAGATATCAACGTAAGAATAAAAATCGAACCGAAAACCCTTTGATACAGCAAATACGTTACCCACAAACTTTTTCGTTCGTATATTTGCCTTATGATATAGTAAATACATTCATATGGAAACCTAATGAGCTCCTAAAgtggaattttattcattttcttTCTATAAATAGATTATCATTTAAGAATTCCAATGATATgtcaaattattaaaattttaagaATTTTAAAGAAAGGTTCCTCATGAATCGACTTTAGCAGTTGACAGGTTAAATTATTTTGTCCAAAATCGAGATAATTATCGTTAATAAGTCGAGGTAAAAATTATTGTAAATCTACAAGAGAAAACTTCTATCGAAGAATAATGTTTGTGGGTTCATGCATTTAAATATTAAAGTATCATTATTGAAAAGCAATACAGTATTTAATAAAACACTCGAATGTCAATAAATATGCATATAAATATTTTTCGTTTTTGGGTCATGCATATTGCGTACTAGCACATGGTTAACATGAAAATAAGCTTCGTCAATAAATGAAATAGCTCACAAAAATAGAGGGACGAGAGCATTATTATCCATTGTTTAATCAAGCTTAACTTAAGAAAAAAAAACCTTGGTCTCTTTAAGAGGTAGTTGGATGTAGGTTGTgaatatatgattatatgatattgagTAATCGTTAGATACAAGTATTGATTCTTATAAGGTTGTAAGATATGGTAAGGATAGATGTGACTCCCAACTTATTTCTAATTATCATATTTTTATGTCCAAAAAATTTTAACCGTATTTCCACCTCAGTATTCACATTTTCTCTATTTCCATCGTCATCTCTTGTTTTATATTTATCGGTCATTCATTCAAGGTTTTACATAACATAGTTGTCCTAACCATCACTTGTAAATTTTTCTCTTTAAGACCTTTTGATATACGGAACACAAAGGGTCTCTTGGACCGTGGCTCGTGCACACATGAGCCTTCATGGTTCGTCGTTGTCGTGCTCAATTGTGTTGTCCACCACGAAAATAAACAACCAATGGGAGTGGGGGTTTTCATTTTGATCGTTGAAGGGTCCTTCAACGGCTAATTTTCAAAAatagaatatatttttttaaacacaaATTTTACCTATAAAAACCATACTATACATCCAGATTTATTTACACCATTTTTTTCTTTCTCAATACACACAACCTTTTTACAACCAAAAAACATGGATCCCAACCAAAATACCTCCTAAACTTTAGGAATCACAGACCGATAACTCTTTTATGTTAGATACAACCTCTTGTCAATTCCCGACCATGGAATCACCTCAATGTGGTTTTGTTAATTTGCTTCAAACTGGTTCCCCTATCCAACAAACACCACTTTTTCAACAACAATTCCAACTTTTTccgacttttcaaaaacaatttcaacaatttcaTCCACCACCTTCACAACCACAACAATCACAACCACCTCATTCGTCGGATTTTGTTTCCAAACACAACATTCACCACCACTACCTCAACCAAAAAATCAAAAAGGGAAAAACCCGGCCCTCCCCACTAGCCAAGAAAGGGTACCATGTACAAAAGAGGAAGAAGAAAAGCTAGCGGATGCGTGGGTTTCAGCTTTCCAATACCCAGTTGAAGGAGATAATAAAACCTTCAATTGTTTTTGGGAGAAAGTTCGAAGCGTTTTTTGTGCATTAACGGGAAGTGAAAGTCGAAATCTCGATCAAATTAGCTCCAAGTGGCGTGATATTCGACTAAAATGCATCGAATTTGGAGGAGTTTACAACAACCTCCAAAACATACGCAAAAGTTGGTCAAATGATTTTGATGTCTTCAACACGGGCTTGGATCAATTTGAAAAAACAACGTCAACCCGCAAAACTTTTTCGTATGTGAAACCGTGGTTAAAATTGAAAGATGCTCCAAAATGAAAAGAGCAAACGGAAGAAGCTTCACAAACCTCTTTAGTTTCAAAGTGTTCAAGAAACTTGGATGCAACTTCCCAACAATCGGACGGACGAACACACATCGACATAAACAATGATCCACTCGATCTTGAAGACGGGCGAACTCTTCGTCGGCCGGttggaagaaataaagcaaaaaaacAGGTTTATTGGCTTCGGGTTCTAGTGTTATCGATCATTTTGGAGAGAAATTTGATCGATATGTCCACATTCAAAAAACCAAGGCGGAGATATTGAGTCGGATGGAACAAAAAATGATAGAAGCGCAAACATCATTCCAAGAGGCGCAAACGACGCTTCAAACAAAAAACCAGCATATAGATTTTGAAGATGAAAGCGGACGATCTCGAAGGCAAAGATTTGAAGATTTTTCTCACGATGAAAGTGTCAGTTTGAGCCCAATATAGAATAGGGAGTAGCTTTTTTAGTTATGTTTGGTATTTTtagatgttttatttttattgttattttattattttattttaattaatgtaatttttttaatgtaatgtggtattttaatttaattaaaaactagtattaaaaaaatatatgttttttatatatttttgaattaaatggtAGTTATCACATGGTTAGTGGTAGGAGTGTGGTGATGATATGACACTCACCATTATAGTGATTAGTGGTGGATATAACGGAAAGCCTAAtttgaaaagaccattttactcaTATAATCCTCTTGTGATCTACGTCCACAGGTCATCATGCCTTTATATGGTGGGTAACTTTGTCATTTACTTTCCTTTACATGAGATCATAAAGATCAAGTGATTGAAACTTTCGTTTGGATGTAGTACATGCTCCCCAGTACATACTTCCACCTATTCATTATTATGTATCTTGCTGAAATTGCACCGTAGGTGTTCCATCATCTCATCATTGTATATATTTGCAACCCTTTTTCTTTCATTGGGGGACTCCAAATTAAAAGCAAGCCAATGCATATAGCGAATAGCCAAGAAAAAATCTCTTTGGAACCTATATCTTCCAAATCCTCCAAATTCTCTCATGTAATATAATATCATATGCATGTCCCGACTTGTTTCACATTGCAATCTTGATCCCTGGTAGCCCTTGCCACCCTCTATTTTTTGAGAACCGATGATGTAAAATATAATCTTCGGATACATTTGTCTATTCAAGTTGTAATAATCATTTCTGACCTAGTGTGTCCTCACTAATTCAATTTAGTCAAAAAGAAACACCACCACTTTACACAAAGAGTGTTTGGTTGCTGTAGCATAAAGTCAAATGAAACAACTGAAATAAATAAGTTgggattacaaaaaaaaaaaaaaaaaaaaaattgtgtcgTATACCCAATTTCATAATAAAGACTAAGGCCTCGTTTGTTTTTCTACAAAAGTACTTTTTGAGCACTTTTCCCTTCTAGCGGGTAGACGTCTTCTTCCGCAAACttggaaaaagacaaaagacGTTTAACCACTTCCAAAACAAACATCACCTAAAAAAACTAGTATAGTAAATTTGACCATTCAACGTCTTCAACAAAATCAAAGCAACAAGCAAACAACCAAAACAATCATAAACATGGGTATCGTGTACATAAATTAGTAGTATATAGAACTCTTAATTCAGACCAATCCGGCATATTGGGTTGCTCTTAATCAGACCAAGGTCCACCTGTAAATAACACAAATGAAAACCAGATCAAGCTTTTAAATCTGtagaaatttatttatttaatgatttataaaGAAATTACACATACCTTGTGCCCAAAGAGATCTCTAATGTTATCAATTCCATAAAGTATCATAGTTGGCCTGTGAAATGGATTTATATATAATGTTTATAAAGATCAACAATGCATAAAACTTTGAGaaatcatgtttttttttaaaaaaaaagacaGTATATATTTACACATACCTTTCTAAAGAAAGACCCCAAGCAATAACTCTAACATCCTCAGGAAATCCCATAGGAAGCAACATTTCAGGTCTAAACATCCCAGAATTTCCAATTTCAACCCATTTCTTGAATCCTTCATGATAACTGCaacaatagatagtaaaaaattcttcatataaaaataaaaaaattattcaagTTATTAATTGAAATACAAATTATGATTATTTCTTACCCAAATATTTCCATGCTGGGTTCAGTGTATGGATTGTATGCAGGTTTGAAACGCAACTTGGACATTCCTGTATCGATAAAATATGTTTAgcttttttttgtattattttaatttacaaaatttctttttcaatataagcaaaaatttatttttaaaataacttcatgaagttttattatgtttttgtttggCATGCAGGAATGGAATGAGCCAACTTTATTTCACAAAAAAAGAAAACTAAACATAATAAAACTCGATTAAACCCCTAATAAGTTgtaataaaattaatattttttgacactaaaaataaaattgtaatataatcataataataaccaAAACAAGATGTGTTACCCAAACGGGAGAAAAAGTCATACAGCACACCCTGCAAATCCCCAAGAGTAAGCCCTCTATCACAAATTAGCcctaaaaccaaaaataaaaccaATGTCAATAATATTCATGATTTAATATTTATACCTacaagaaatttaaaaaaaaaaaaattgatatttaTTCACAAATGAGAAACAAATATACCTTCTATTTGATGAAACTCTGCAAGATGTGTCCTGTCAACAGCTTCATTTCTGAAAACCCGATCAACAGAATAGTACTTTTTTGCCTCAAAAGGTTTCTGAAAAATATATAACACTTGATAAATTTATATACACAAAGAAActtcacaaaataaaaaatatataaaaatgatgTTGGAATAAAACCTGTGCAAGTGCATACAACATCCTTGATGAGACTGCAGTTGTGTGAGTTCTTAATAAGTTTTTATTTGCTTCTTCCCTTTTCCAAtcatatccatatctacaaaaGAAATTTCACTATATTTATTAGATACAAATATtactaataataaaaataataatatattttataagATGGAATACCCTCTTGATCCATGACCTCCAGATTCATGAATCTGCTTCACCCTCTCAACATAATCTTCCGGAAGAGTCTTTGTCGTTGAAGGTTCTACATACGTGATTGCCATGTCAGCATTagagttttaaaaataaaaaacaaaaaaataatagtttGAATATACCTCGTAAAAAGAAAGTGTCATGTGAATCACGTGCAGGGTGTTGTTGAGGTTGGAAAAGTGCATCAAAATTCCAGAAGCTGTATTTTTTacagaaaaaataaaagaaacagAAATGTGATTATAAATTATAAGTGATAACAATTATTATACGAGAATCATTAGAAATGAAGAACATTAAAGCTACCTGCTTTCAACAAAATTGTTTGTTGGCATTTCCTCAAATCTGTAATCAAACAAAAAAagtattataatttaataatttataCACACTATAAAAAAAACTTATAGTTGATAATAGACTATATTACCCCATTTGAAGGAAAATCATCTGCATTTGCTGCCGAACCTGTAATGACTTAAATGTCAGATATAGCAATCTACTTTTGGTGAAAAACAAATTATACAAAATGAATATTAAACTATTAATAAATAGAAAATAGAATATGAGATATTATTATTTTCTTGCCTTGAGCAGTGGATGGAGACAACCACCTTCAACTGGCAAACCTTTTGCACTGAAATTATATTCTTTAAACTGCATTTCCTTCCAATCACCCCttgtaaacaaaaaaataaatatgtgTGTCAATATTTATAAAGTTTGTTTTCTTTATATTCTTCTTACTATAAATGAGATTCAGTAATAGAATTTGGTATTCTTGAATACTTTTGCAGATTTTCTCGGGTTAAATCAGTGGCTGGTTTCCTTCTTTTGGGGGCATAATTTGGACCTTTTTTGACTGAGTAGCCTTTCCATATCCTGTAAAAAGCATATGGACATTCAAATTTAAATTGATGTAAAATTAAAGAGATATAAATTATAAAGAGGATGTCATAAAGAAATATTACTGTGGAGAAATTAGTTTTCTTCCCTTCAGAGCAGTAATATCCTCTTTGTTGAGAGTCTGAAATAAATTATAAGAATTTTAAATATTGAACTATAATTTCACAAGAAGAAAAAATGTATATGATAAAGTTATGTAATACAGTAATATGTACCTCTCCATCCTTTATCTTTACAAGCATAGCCTTCACATTATCATCAACATGTTCAACCTACATCATCAAAATCAAAAGTAATGAAGAATTAGTTTCTATTACATCAAGAACAAACAAATTTAACAGCATATATAAGATTATATTTACCTTTCTAGAGACTTGTGACTTTCCCATTTCAAGCCATTTATTTCTATTTGCTTGCCTGCTACCTATTGCAAAAATTGAGTCTCCCAACTTCTTCTGCATATGAAAAAGAAATTCATTTAGTATATCTTCCAACATTCAAAAAAGACATAGAAGGAAAACAGATTAACTTCATGTAACCTTAAGTTCTACTATTGAGATACCCTCAGGTGGAATTGCCATGAAAAGTTGGAATTCTGGAGATCCATTAGCAGCATAAGTTTTGCCTTCATCAGTAAGTTGCCATCTCTCCTTCTTGATATCCTATAAGCAAAATCATGTTCTAGTTTATATATTGGGAGATACAAATATGACCATTCATCACATCTATTGGATTATCCCAAACGTATTGGTTAAATCTAATTTTCATATTAGACTATACTTCGATGCAATTATAATGTAGGCACTTAGTCAGTTAGATATACAGAATTAGCTAATCGAGTTATATTGTAACCTGCATTTCTCTATTAGAAAAGGGATAAGAAACAGACCTGAGCTTCGACGAATCGAAAACCATTGAGACTCTTAATGACGTTGACAATCTCGTCATGACTGATTCCTTGTTCCTCAGCGAACACGCCTGAGTCTATTATCTGTTCGTTCTTTTCCAGAAATCCCAGTACTGCTTCTTCCGCCATCAATTTGCCTGTATATGACAATAGGTAACTTCTGTCGGATAGAGTAGAGCCCCGCT containing:
- the LOC111918912 gene encoding mitochondrial Rho GTPase 1; translated protein: MAGGASAANSTNGVRIVVAGDRGTGKSSLIITAAAEAFPANVPPVLPPTRLPEDMFPDRVPVTVIDTSSSLENRGKLADELKRADAVVLTYACDQPATLDRLSTFWLPELRRLEVKVPVIVAGCKLDLRDEQQPVSLEQVMSPIMQQFREIETCIECSAYKHIQIPEVFYYAQKAVLHPTAPLFDQEAQTLKPRCVRALKRIFILCDNDRDGALSDAELNDFQVKCFNAPLQPSEIVGVKRVVQEKLPEGVNENGLTLTGFLFLHALFIEKGRLETTWTVLRKFGYNNDIRLSDDQLLPPIKRTPDQSVELTSEALEFLKGVFTLFDIDGDGALNAHELEDVFSTAPESPWSEAPFAVAAERNALGGLSLDGFLSKWALMTFLNPVISVENLIYIGYAGDPSSAVKLTRRRRVDRKKQQTDRNVFQCFVFGPKEAGKSTLLHAFVGRPFTEVYTPTPATEERYTVNIVDQPDGTRKTLILREIPEDAVGKLLIHKDALAACDIAVFVHDSSSEASWTKATELLVQVASHGESTGYEVPCLIVAAKDDLEPYPTAIQDSTRVSQDMGIEAPIPISTRLGDFNNVYRRIVRAAEHPHLSIPETEAGKTRKHYHRLLNRSLMVVSVGAAVGIVGLAAYRVYATRKNASG
- the LOC111918910 gene encoding phenylalanine--tRNA ligase alpha subunit, cytoplasmic; this translates as MAEEAVLGFLEKNEQIIDSGVFAEEQGISHDEIVNVIKSLNGFRFVEAQDIKKERWQLTDEGKTYAANGSPEFQLFMAIPPEGISIVELKKKLGDSIFAIGSRQANRNKWLEMGKSQVSRKVEHVDDNVKAMLVKIKDGETLNKEDITALKGRKLISPQIWKGYSVKKGPNYAPKRRKPATDLTRENLQKGDWKEMQFKEYNFSAKGLPVEGGCLHPLLKVRQQMQMIFLQMGFEEMPTNNFVESSFWNFDALFQPQQHPARDSHDTFFLREPSTTKTLPEDYVERVKQIHESGGHGSRGYGYDWKREEANKNLLRTHTTAVSSRMLYALAQKPFEAKKYYSVDRVFRNEAVDRTHLAEFHQIEGLICDRGLTLGDLQGVLYDFFSRLGMSKLRFKPAYNPYTEPSMEIFGYHEGFKKWVEIGNSGMFRPEMLLPMGFPEDVRVIAWGLSLERPTMILYGIDNIRDLFGHKVDLGLIKSNPICRIGLN